A stretch of DNA from Hydrogenophaga sp. SL48:
CCTCGATGAAGGCGTTGCTGTAGGCCTCGAACTCAGCAGTTTCGCTGCGCGCGCGCAGCTCGCGGGCCGCACCGTCGGCCACCGTTTCGGCGTGGTGATCGGCCGGGCTGTGGTCGCGGCCACAGCTGCACTTCATCATGAGCGGACGGTCGGCGTTGTAGGGATCGAAGTATTCGGACATGGCGCGCACCTATTGGTTGATGACGCGGTGGGCATTGCAAGCGACGGGCCAGACGCGGCGCCAACACGCCGTTTGGCGCGCAACGACCGCATTTCGCCGACGCCCCACCGATGCCGTGTAGGGCCAGCCCTACATTCCTGGCCGTTTCGGCGACCGCTCAGCCGCCAGGGCGGGTGCGCGCATGGCGCTCGGCGTACAGCGCGAGCTCCACATCGTTCTTGGTGCCGGTCTTTTCGAGGATGCGCGCACGGTAGGTGCTCACCGTGTTGGGCGCGAGCCCGAGCTGCGCACCAATTTCGCTCACGGTCCGGCCCTGCGTGAGCAGGCGGTAGACCTGGTGCTCGCGGTGCGACAGCGCTTCCGGCCCCGCCTGCGCGCCGCCCTGCCCCACCGCCGCGGCCAGCGCTTCGGCCGTGCTGGCCGTCAGGAACACGCCGCCCGCGGCCACCTTGCGCACCGCGGCCAGCATGTCGTCGGGGTCGGCGCTCTTGTTGAGGTAGCCGCTGGCGCCGAGCTTGATGCAGCGCACCGCGTACTGCTTCTCGGGGTAGGTGCTGAGCATCAGCACCGGCAGCTTCGGGTGCTCGCGCTTGATCTGCTGCAGCACGTCCAGCCCGTCGATGCCGGGCAGCGCGATGTCCAGCAGCACGAGGTCGAGGCCGGCACTGACTTGCAGCTGGGCCACCTGCGCCAGCACCTCGGGGCCGGTCTGCGCCTCGGCCACCACCCGCACGTCGGGCGCGTCGGCCAGGATCTGCTTGAGGCCTTCGCGCACGATGCGGTGGTCGTCACCGATCAGCACGCGCAGGGTTCCAGCGACCACGTCGTTCATGACGGCTCCTGTCCAGGCAGGTGCAGCTGCAACCGCATCTGCGTGCCCTCGCCGGGCGCGCTGGTGATGTCAATCTGGCCGCCAAAGTGCCGCGCCCGCTCGCGCATGCCCATCACCCCGTAAGCGTCGCCGGCCTCGAAGGCCTGCGCCGGCGCGCCCACGCCGTCGTCCTGCACCGTGAGCACCAGCCCGCCCGCGGCCACGGCGATCACCACCCGCAGGTGCCGGGCCTGCGCATGGCGGCCCACGTTGCTCAGCATCTCCTGGAAGATGCGGAACACCGCCATGGCCAGCGGCTCCGGCGGCTCGGGCGTGTCATCCACGGCCATGCACCAGTCCAGTGCCAGCTCGGCCGAGGCCACGAACTCCTGCGCCTGCCACTCCAGCGCCGCCCACAGGCCCTGGTGGTCGAGGATGCTGGGGCGCAGGTCGGTGATGATGCGGCCCACGTTGTCGACCGCGTTCTCGATCAGGCGGCTCATGTTCTGGCACTTGCAGCGCATGCGGCCGCGCATGTCCTCGGCCGCCTCGGGGCTGCGCTGCGTCTGTTCGGACAGGCGCTTGTCCATCCAGTTCACGTCCATCTTGAGCGCCACCAGCAGGCTACCCAGCTCGTCGTGCACCTCGCGCGCGATGCGGGTGCGCTCGTCCTCGCGCACGGTTTCCGACCAGGCCGCCAGCTCGCGCACCTGCCGCAGCGCAGTTTCCAGCGCCAGCGTGCGCTCCCGCACGCGCTCTTCCAGCTGGTCCTTGGCGCGCTGCAGCGCGTCGGCCGCGCGGCGGCGCTCGGTGATGTCGACAAAGGTCACCACCGCGCCGCGCACCTGGGCGTCTTCAATCACCGGGTGGCTGGAGTACTCGACCGGAAAGGCCGCGCCGTCGCGGCGCCAGAACACCTCGCTGTCGATGCGGCAGGGCAGGCCGCGGCGGAAGGCGTTGAAGATCGGGCACTCGGCCTCGGGGTAGGGCGAGCCGTCCGGGCGGGCGTGGTGCGTGAGCTCGTGCATGTTGCGCCCGATCACCTCGTGCGGCTCGTAGCCGATCAGCCGGGCGCCCGCCGGGTTGATAAACACGCAGGCGCCGTCCAGGTCCACCCCGTAGATGCCTTCGCCGGTGGAGGCCAGCAGCAACGCCACCGGGTCGCGCCAAGACCCGACCGCAGGCGAGCGGCTCAGCTGGGCGGGGGCATCGAGGGTCATGACACCCCACAAGCAATCGATGTGCCCGGGCGCTCCCGGTGCCACGCGCCCGCAGCCCACCCACGCAAACCCTGAGCCCGGCACCCCGTCCGCCCATACATAATTGATCACTGATATTTAACCGCGCCCTGCGCCCGCTCCCATGAACCCTCGCTCCTTTGCCCCGCTGCTCTGCGCCCTCTGGGTCGGCCTCACCGGGGTCGCCCACGCGGCCGAGGTGAGGTTCCAGCCGGTCGCCCCGGGCGTCTACGCCTTCATCGGTGAAAAGTCCGGCCGCACCCATGGCAACGAAGGCCTGAACGCCAACATCGGCCTGGTGGTCACGCCGGCTGGCGCGCTGCTGATCGACAGCGGCGCCAGCCTCCAGGGCGCCCAGCAGATCCAGGCGGCGGTGAAGCAGGTCACCGACCAGCCGGTGAAGTGGGTCATCAACACCGGCGGGCAGGACCACCGCTGGCTGGGCAACGGCCACTTCGCCGCCCAGGGCGCCGAGGTGATCGCGCACGCCAGCGCCCGGGCCGACATGCTCGCGCGCGGTGGCGACCACATCGCCAGCCTGAAGAACGAGCTGAAAGAGAAGCTCGACGGCACCGTGCCCACGCTGCCCACGCGCTGGCTGAGTGGCAGCGATGAGACCCTGAACCTGGGCGGCGTATCCGTTGAGGTGAAGCACCGCGGCGGCGCCCACACGCCGGGCGACCTGATGGTCTGGCTGCCGCAGCAGAAGCTGGTGTTCAGCGGCGACATCGTCTACGTCGACCGCATGCTGGGCGTGATCCCGGTCAGCCACACCGGCCGCTGGCTCGCGAGCTTCGCCGCGCTGGAGGCGTTGCAACCGGCGCGCATCGTGCCCGGTCACGGCGACGTGTGCGATCTACCGAAAGCCCAGACGCAGACGCGCAACTACCTGCAAGCCCTGCGCACGCACATGAAGCAAGCCGTGGAGAACGGCGACGACATCGGCGCCGCCATCAAGGCATTCGACGCCCAGCCGTGGATGACCCTGCTCAACGCCGCCGAGCTGCACCCGGGCAACGCGAGCCGCACCTACCTGGAGCTGGAGCGGGAGTGAGGCGGTTCAGGCCGCGTTCACCGGGATCACGCGGCGCGCCGGCTTCTCCGCCCGCGCCCGCAGCTGCCCACACCCGCCGTCCACGTCCTGCCCGGCCGACTGGCGCAGCTTGGTCAGGATGCCGCGGCGGTGCAGGTGGCGCGCGATCTCTGCCGCCTTCTCCCAGCTCGGGCGCTGGAAGGGCATGCCTTCGACGGTGTTGAACGGGATCATGTTGAGGATCGCGTACTTGCCCGTGAGCAGGCGCACGATGCCGTCCAGCTCTTCGTCGCTGTCGTTGATGCCGTCCAGCAGCGTCCACTGGTATTGAATGGGGTAGTCGGTGGCGCGGGCGTAGGCCTCGCCCGCTTCCACCAGCGCTTCCGGCGTCATGCGCGGTGCGCGCGGCAGCAGCTTCTCGCGCAGATCGGCTTTGGTCGTGTGCAGCGAGAGCGCCAGCGCGGGCTTGACCGGGCCTTTGGGCAGGGTCTCGAACACCCGCGGGTCGCCCACGGTGGAGAACACCAGGTTCTTGTGGCCGATGTTGCCGGCCGTGCCCAGCAGCTCGATCGCCTCCATCACGTTGTCGAGGTTGTGCGCGGGCTCGCCCATGCCCATGAACACCACCTTCTTCACCGGCCGCAGGCTGCGCGCCAGCGCCACCTGCGCCACGATCTCGGCGCTGCCCACCTGGCGGATCAGGCCGGTGGTGCCGGTCATGCAGAACACGCAGCCGACCGCGCAGCCGATCTGCGTCGAGACACACACCCCGTCGCGCGGCAGCAGCACGGTCTCGACCATCTGCCCGTCGGCCAGCTTCACCAGCAGGCGCTCCGAGCCGTCTTCGCCGGGGTGGCGCGATTCGATGCGCGCGAGCCCGGCCAGATCGGCCTCGATGGCGGGCAGCTCGGCGCGCAGCGTGGCGGGCAGGAAGTGTTCAATCTGCCGCTTGCCCGCCGTCTGCGGCAGGGCGTTGCTCCAGAGGCGGAGCACGCGGTGTTCATGTTTGGGCAGGGCGCCGAGCGCGCGCAGGCGCTCGCGCAGGGTCTGGATGCGCATGGGCTGGATTGTCGGGCATGGCCCCTGTTCAAACCGCCAGCAGCCGACGCAAGACGCCCTGCTGCGCCACCACGACAGCCAGACCCTGGCGGCGCAAAGCTGGGGCACACGCGGTGGCTGTTCAGCGACCGGCGGAGGCAGGCGAGGTGGCGATGAAGGGTCGGTTTGAAGCGCTGGACTGAAAGCCGATGCCACGGATGTGTGACAGCATCAACGCCATTGACCCAGACTTGCGAGAAACCCCATGAAAACCATCGACGAGATGCTGAACCTGGCCTTGTTGACCCCCGACGAACACCAGCAGATCAGCCGCTGGATCGCGCAGGCCGACACGCCCGATGAGATTCTGAAGATGCCGCCCTTGCTGTGGCGCGCCGTCGAACGGGCCAGCACGGTCATGGGCATCGACGAAGATCTGATGCGCCCGCCGGCGCTGGATGCGGACGACCTGGTTGGCCGATAGGCGACGCGCCGGGCGGTTGGCTGGCCGATTCACCGGCCAGGACGGTCGGGGCGGGCATGTTGCTCTTCGGCCAGGAGCGACCGACCCTCCGTCGCAGAAGCAGACGTTCAACGTTTGACATGAGGGGCGGGCAAGGGCGATAGTCCTTGGACGTCCCTCTCGATGGAAGGGTTAGGCGTCGCGCATGGCATAGCTCGGAACTGCATTTTTCGTTGGGTGACGCTACTGAAAAGCACACGAACCTCACCAGAACGTGCTGTGAGGCAGCGGGGGCTTGCACGACCTGCTTGGGTTTGCCTGGCGAGCATGCGCGAGACATGTGTGGCGGCTACTGATTGGCTACGGGTCATAGAAGCGAACTCTCGCGCGTATGTCGGCTTGCCTCTGATCGAGTTTCTACGAACGAATGTCATCGCCAAGCTCTGACTCGTATACCTCGGCCTCCCATTTGTACTTTCCGTATTGATCCTTGAAGTAGACGATGCAACCTGGTTGCCCGTCTGGGAAGGTCAATCCTTGATCAAGTTCTACAACATCGCCAACTTGCGGCGCACTTCCGTCTGCTGAACGGAAGCGCGTTGCTGGAATCTGCGCGATAAGTGGTGCCCGTTTTGTTTTCATCGACGCCTAACGTGATGTATCCCGCAGAACCTGCGGGATAAGCTGGGCGGTGCGGGATATTCTGGCCACTCAATTCCTCCAAAAACACAACCAAATCAACGTATTACGCGTGACATACCTGACTTTCATACAGGTATAAGTAAACCATGAAACCCGGCAACATCCCTCACTCCAGAGCGGGCCTAAAGGACGGTGCCCCGGGACGTGACAGGTAAGCAGCATGAAGTTGAAAGCCCGCATGGGGTCGAAACCCCATCCATCACCTGGGCGCCTGCCAGCGGCTGCGCGCAGCGCTGGGCACCGCATCACACACACTCCGCGTGATGGCCCATCCGCTTCTTGGGCGGCGTGTGCTGCGGGTCAGGACGGTGCCCCTTCGACGACACAAACCGGCGGGCAGACGGACAATGCGCGTCTTCAGGAGGCCCCACGATGAAATCCGTGTCCCACATCCAGCGCAACCCGCACGGCCATTGGGTCGGCGACGGTTTTCCGGTGCGCAGCATCTTTTCGTACAACGACAACCCGGCCGCGTTCTCGCCGTTTCTGCTGCTCGACTTCGGCGGTCCGACCACCTTCGACCCGACGACCAAACGGCGCGGCGTGGGGGCGCACCCGCACCGGGGTTTCGAGACCGTGACCATCGTCTACGAGGGCGAGGTCTCGCACCGCGACTCGACCGGCGCGGGCGGCACCATCGGCCCGGGCGATGTGCAGTGGATGACGGCCGCCTCGGGCATCGTGCACGAGGAGTTCCACAGCGACGCTTTTGCCCGCCGCGGGGGGCCGTTCCAGATGGTGCAGCTGTGGGTGAACCTGCCGGCGCGCGACAAGATGGCGCTGCCCGGTTACCAGGGCATCACCGCGGCGCAGACGCCCACGGTGGACCTGCCCGATGGGGCCGGCACGGCGCGCCTGATCGCGGGCTCGTTGCTCGGCGAGCAAGGCCCGGCCAAAACCTTCACGCCCATGCAGGTGTGGGACCTGCGGGTCTTGGCCGGCCACACCGTGGCCCTGCCCGCGCCCGAAGGCCACACCACGGTGCCGCTGGTGCTCAGGGGCCGGGTGAAGACGCAGGACGGCGCCGAGGCCACCGACGCGGAGATGATCGTCTACGAACGCGCGGGCGAGGGCGTGACGCTCACCGCCGTGACCGACACCACCCTGCTCTGGCTGGCCGGTGAACCGATCGACGAGCCGGTGGTGGGTTACGGGCCGTTCGTGATGAACAGCGAAGCGGAAATCCACCAGGCTTTTGCCGACTTTCAAAGCGGCGCCATGGGCAGGCTTTGACCACTCAACACAAGGAGAACACGATGCTGGAAATGGTGATCAACGCCCGCGCGGCCGACCTCGGCCACGGCCTGATGGTGCGGCGCGTGCTGCCTTTCGCGAAGCGCCGCAACGTCGGCCCCTTCGTCTTCCTGGACCACGCCGGCCCGGTGCCTCTGCCGCCGCACTACGACCGCGCCGCCGACGTGCGCCCGCACCCGCACATCGGCCTCTCGACCGTGAGCTACCTGCTCAGCGGCCAGATCACGCACCGAGACAGCCTGGGCACGCTGCAAATCATTCGCCCCGGCGAGGTGAACTGGATGACGGCCGGGCGCGGCATCTCGCACAGCGAGCGCTTCACCCACCCCGACTCGTATGCCGATGGCGGGCTGGAGCTGATGCAGCTCTGGGTGGCGCTGCCCGAGGCCGACGAAGAGTGTGACCCTGCGTTCACCCACTACCCCGCCACCGACCTGCCGGTGATCGAATCGGAGGGCGTGTGGATGCGCCTGGTGGCCGGCAGCGCCTACGGCGAGAGCAGCCCGGTGCGCACGCACTCGCCGCTGTTCTACCTGCACACCGAGTGGCAAGCCGGCGCCCGCAAGGCCCTGCCCGGCGGCCACCGCGAGCAGGCGGTGTACGTGGCCAAGGGCGAGATCGAACACGCGGGCGAGGTCTACCAGCCCGGCCAGTTGCTGGTGTTCGGCGACGACGTGGACGCGGTGATCACCGCGAGAACAGCCGCCACGCTGATGCTCTTCGGCGGCGAGCCGCTGGGCGAGCGCCACATCTTCTGGAACTTCGTGTCGTCTCGAAAAGAGCGCATCGAGCAGGCCAAGGCCGACTGGGCGGCCGGCCGTTTTGAGCTGCCGCCGGACGACAAGGACGAGTGGATTCCGCTGCCGGGTTGATGGCCAGTGGACAGGGTTGCCAGCCCCCAGAACAAGTTGGAACCGGTACGAGAGGAAACAAAGTCCTTCGGCGTGCGTGCCCCAACCCAGAACACGGCGGAACCGGCTCCGCCGGGCCGCTCGTGTTGCCCCCCTCAGGGGGGTGACGCCGCAGGCGGCGCGAGGGGGTAATAAGTCCTGTACCAGTCCACAAACCGCTGCACCCCCACCTGGAGGTCGGTGTCGGCCCGCACGCCAAAGCCCCGCTCCAGCGCGGAGGTGTCGGCCCAGGTGTCGGGCACGTCGCCCTGCTGCATGGGCATGAAGTTCTTGATGGCTTCGCGGCCCGTGGCCTGCTCCAGGCAGGCGATGAAGTCCATCAGCGGCACCGGGCCGTTGTGGCCCACGTTGAGCACGCGGTGGGCGGCCAGACCGTCCTGCGCCACCGGCGGCACGCCGGCCACCGCGAGCACGGCGTCGACCACGTCGTCCACGTAGGTGAAGTCGCGGCGCATCTGGCCGTGGTTGTAGACGTCGATGGGGCGGCCTTCGAAGATCGCGCGCACGAACTTGAAGATCGCCATGTCCGGCCGGCCCCAGGGGCCGTAGACCGTGAAGAAACGCAGCGCGCTCGCGGGGATGCCGTAGAGGTGGCTGTAGCTGTGGGCCATCAGCTCGTTGGCCTTCTTGCTCGCGGCGTAGAGCGAGATCGGCGCATCGGTCACCATGTCTTCGCGCAGCGGCATCTGGCGCGCCGCGCCGTAGATCGAGCTCGACGAGGCGTACACGAGGTGCTTCACCCCATGGTGGCGGCAGCCTTCGAGCACGGTCAACATGCCCGCGAGGTTGCTGTCGAGGTAGGCCATGGGGTGCTCCACCGAATAACGCACGCCGGCCTGCGCCGCGAGGTGCAGCACGATGTCGTAGCGCCCCTGGTCAAACAGCTGCGCGGTGGCCTCGCGCTCGGCGAGGTCGAGCCGGTGGAACACGAAACCGGGCCGCGCCTGCAGCAGCCTGAGCCGCGCCTCCTTGAGGCTGGGCTCGTAGTACGGGCTCATGTTGTCCACGCCGTCCACCGCCAGCCCGAGGTCCAGCAGGCGCTGGCTCAGGTGGAAGCCGATGAAGCCGGCGGCGCCGGTGATGAGGATGCGGGGGCGTGGCGCCGAAGTCAGAAGGTTCATGGCAAGACACCACGGATGTCGGGGCGGTAAACGAAACGTTGGGCACGGCTGGGCGCGGCACAGGCCGGGCGCATCGCGTCGGCACCGAACAGCACCCACTCGCGGCGGTGCGCCTCGCCCAGCGAGACGGCCTTGGCCACATCGAAACACTCAAGCTTCGCGTCGGTCGGCACCAGCAGCTGGCGGTTCGGCGCTTCGCGCATCCAGACCCAGGCGTTGCGCTCCTGCTGATCCAGCGGCGCGAGGTAGCTGAAGTGGGTCAGCGGGCGGTGGCTGAACAGCAGGAACTGTTCCTTGAAATAGATGAGGGCCAGCTCGGTGTTCGCCGGCAGCTGCCGCTCGACCTGCTCCATCATGTCCTGCGGCGTGCGGTAGGGGTCGACGCGCGGCCAGACCATGAGCGACACGAACACCCAGAGGACGAGGCTGGTCGCTGCCATGCGCACCAGCAGGTCGCGCCGGCGGATCACGATCAGCAGCACCAGCAGGGTCACGCCCATGGCGATCAGGGGTGTGGCAAGCGTGGCGATCGGCTCGGCGTAATCGGGCGCCTTGCGCAGCAGGCGCTCGGGCGAGAACGTCAACATCAGACCGAGGCCGCCGAGCGCTGCCGCGAGTGCGTACAGGAACCACTGGAAGAAGGCGCTGGTGCGAGCGCCCAGCCCCTGCGCTCGGACCTTGGCCCAGAGCACGCCCACCACCAGCGCCAGCATCGGCAGGGCCGGGAAGATGTAGACCTCTCGCTTGCCCGAGCTGATCGAGAAGAACAGCAGCACCAGGCCGACCCAGGCCAGCAGGACCTTGAGCCGGGGGTCGTCGCGCAACGCGGCGAGCAGCGGCTTGAAGAACACCAGCAGCAGCAGAGGCAGCGGGAACCAGACCGTCGGGATGGCCTGCGTGAAGAAGTAGTGCCAGGGCTTGACGTGGTGCCAGGCGTTGACGAAACGCTCGCCGGTCTGGCGGAACAGCAGGTCGTTGCGGTAGGCCACCATGGTGTCGGTGCCGATGCTGTGCACCTGCCAGAGCATGGGACCCAGCCACAGCGCCACCGTGGCCGCCATCACCAGCACGCCCGCCGCCAGCTTCCAGCGCCACACCGGCGCAGCGCCCTGACCGGCGTTCTTTGTCCACAACGCCAGCGGCAGCAGCATCAGCAGCGGCAGGAAGCCCACGCCCTTGGTCATGATGCCCAGCGCCATCGCGGCCCAGGCCGTGAAGTACCAGCCCCAGTGCGGGCCGGTGAAGAAATGGCGCAGCAGGCCGTAGCAGCCCAGCGTGATCCAGAAGGTCACGAGCGCGTCGATCTGGCCGGCCTTGCCCTGCAGCAGGAACTGCGGCGTGAACACCAGCACCAGCACCGCGAACAGCGCGGCCTGCGGGTTCCACAGGCGGCGACCGAGGTCGTGCACCAGCAGCAACGTGCCCACCGAGGCCAGCGCGCTCGGCAGCAGAAAGGACAGCTTGATGTTGCCCAGCAGCGCAAACGCCGCCGCGCTGAACCACATGAACACCGGCGGTTTGTCGGGGTAGGGCTCGCCCCCACGCGTGGGAAACAGCCACTGCCCGCTCTCGACCATCTCGCGCGCCACCTGGGCAAAACGCGGTTCGTCGGCGGGCCAGGGGTAGCGCAGACCGAGGCCGAGCAACAACACGATGGCGGTGGCGGCGAGCCAGAACAGCGCCTGCCGGCGCGCAGCGTCGTCAGTGGGCAGGGACATGCGGATGCTCTTTGCGGAACCGGTGCAGGCGTTGTTTGAAGCCGTGATGGTAGAGGTACAGACCCAGCCCGGTGGACAGCACCAGCATCACCAGGCTGACCCACAGCTGCGAACTGTCGTGCAGCGCAAAACCCGACCCCGCGTAGGCGAACAGCAGCATCTGCGGCAGGTAGCCCAGCAGGCTGCCGAAGAACACGGCGACCGGCCGCAGGTCGGACAGGGCCGCCGCGATGTTGGTCACGAGGTTGCTGCCCACGGGGATCAGGCGGATCACGCAGATCCAGATCCAGGTGTCTTCGGCCAGCACCGCCTTGATCAGCCCGATCTTCTGCGCGTGTTTCTGCCGCACCCACTCGAAGCCCAGCTTGTGCACCGCGAGCATGGTGAGCATCGCGCCGCAACCGGTCAGCAGCGTGCCGATCAGGCCGCCCTGCCAGCCACCGAACAGGAAGCCGCAGCTGAAGGCCAGCACCTGGCGCGGGCCGCCCAGCGCCGTGTAGACAACGGCGCCGGCAATGAACACCGGCCAGGCCAGCGCCCAGTGCCGCTGGAACAGCTGCTGCAGCAAGACCTCTTCGGTGACCGGCCCCCACCAGCCCAGGTGCAGGGACAGGAAGGCCAGCGTCAGGACCGCCGTGAGCAGCAGCGGCTTAGTGAGGCTTTTCATGCGCGGGGATGGACTGGACCTGCGCGATCACAGGGCGCTTGCCGCGCCGCGACAGCCACATCACCCCCGCCATGTCGACCAGGCCGACCCAGAGCCGGTTCCAGGCGTTGTACTTGGACACGCCCACGTGGCGCGCCCGGTGGTTCACCGGCACGACGCGGATCAGGCCGCCCAGCCGCAACACCAGCGCGGGCAGGTAGCGGTGCATGTGGTCGAAGTACGGCAGGCGCAGCCAGGTCTCGCGCGGGATCAGTTTCAGGCCGCAGCCGGTGTCGGGCACCTGGTCGCTCAGCAGCTTCTGGCGCACGGCGTTGGCGATGCGCGACTGGAATTTCTTCCACTCGGTGTCCTGGCGGTTCTTGCGGTAGCCGGCGATGCAGAAGTGCGCCGACTGCGACTCGGTCTCGCGCGCCGAGCGCAGCAGACCGGGCATGTCGGCGGGGTCGTTCTGGCCGTCGCCATCGATGGTGATGAGGTAGCGGCCGCGGGCCTGCAAGGCCGCGCTGCACAGCGCCGTGCTCTGGCCCACGCTGGCCTGGTGGCGCACCAGCTGGCCGGCCGCGCCCAGGTCGGTGCAGCTCTGCACGAACTCGTCGCCGGTGCCGTCGTCGCTGCCGTCATCGACCAGCACGATCTCGAAGGCGCACTCGGGGCGCAGCGCGGTCACCACCTCGTTCACGAGTTTGCCGATGTTGCCGGCTTCGTTCTTGGCGGGAATCAGCACCGACACCAGCGGGGCATCGCCCGTCTGCGCGGCGCCAGCGGCGTTCGCCGGGCGGGGGTCTGTCATTGTGGGTTCACCAGGGAGATTCGACGCACAGGGTGGGGCTGTGGGTCACACGGCGCAGGAAAGGCGCGAAAGCGAGTTTTGCGGACGATTCTTAAGAAGACCTTAAGTCGGCCCACACCAATCCGCTTATTTTCCCACGCGCGAGCACCGGGCGCCCCCTCACCAGCCCAGGCCGATGTGCAAAGGCAGGTACACCGCCATGCCCGACAAGATGGTGCCGAGCACGCTGCGCTGCCAGACGAACCAGGCCGCGCCCGCCACCGCAGCGAACAGGCGCGCGTCCTGCCAGGTCTGAACCAGGTGGCCCTGCGTCATCACGATCTCCGGGATCACCACGGCCGACAGTGCGGCGATGGGCGCGTACTGCAGGCCACGCTGCGCCCAGTGCGGCAGGCTCCAGGGCTTGCTGGAGAAGAAGAAAAAGCCGCGCGTGATGGCGGTGATGCAGCCCATGCCGAGGATGGTCAGCAGGGTCCAGGGATCGAGGTCAAACATGCTTCGCCCCCGGGGGTGGCGGCGACGCCTTCTCGATCACCAGGCAGATCGCCACCGCCGCCGCGATGGCCACCAGGATGTTGAGCCGCAGCGGCAGGGCCCAGGCCGCCACCGCCGCCGCGCCGGCCACGCCGGCCGAGACGACCCGCAGCTGCGAGCTCGCCAGCGAACACAGCAGGCCCAGCAAGGCCAGGATGCCGGCAAAACCCAGGCCCCAGGCGGTGGGCACGGCGTTGGCCAGCACCACACCGACCACGCTGGCGCTCATCCAGGCCACGTAGTTCACCGCGCAGTTGCCCGCGAGGTAGGCCTGCTGGCGCGCGATGCCGTCGGCGTCGGTGGCCACGTGCGGGTAGCGGCGCACGAAATACACGTAGGTCAGGTCACCGGTGTAGAAGCCGGTCACGATGCGCTGCCAGCGCGGCAGGTGCATCACATAGGGCCGCAGGTGGATGGAGAACACCACGAACCGCAGGTTGACGCAGAACGAGGCCGCCAGGATCACCCACATCGGCGCGCCCGCCACGATCATGGGCACGGCCGCGAGCTGCGCGCTGCCGGCAAACACGATCACCGTCATCAACAGGGCTTCGAT
This window harbors:
- a CDS encoding response regulator transcription factor, which gives rise to MNDVVAGTLRVLIGDDHRIVREGLKQILADAPDVRVVAEAQTGPEVLAQVAQLQVSAGLDLVLLDIALPGIDGLDVLQQIKREHPKLPVLMLSTYPEKQYAVRCIKLGASGYLNKSADPDDMLAAVRKVAAGGVFLTASTAEALAAAVGQGGAQAGPEALSHREHQVYRLLTQGRTVSEIGAQLGLAPNTVSTYRARILEKTGTKNDVELALYAERHARTRPGG
- a CDS encoding sensor histidine kinase, with the translated sequence MTLDAPAQLSRSPAVGSWRDPVALLLASTGEGIYGVDLDGACVFINPAGARLIGYEPHEVIGRNMHELTHHARPDGSPYPEAECPIFNAFRRGLPCRIDSEVFWRRDGAAFPVEYSSHPVIEDAQVRGAVVTFVDITERRRAADALQRAKDQLEERVRERTLALETALRQVRELAAWSETVREDERTRIAREVHDELGSLLVALKMDVNWMDKRLSEQTQRSPEAAEDMRGRMRCKCQNMSRLIENAVDNVGRIITDLRPSILDHQGLWAALEWQAQEFVASAELALDWCMAVDDTPEPPEPLAMAVFRIFQEMLSNVGRHAQARHLRVVIAVAAGGLVLTVQDDGVGAPAQAFEAGDAYGVMGMRERARHFGGQIDITSAPGEGTQMRLQLHLPGQEPS
- a CDS encoding MBL fold metallo-hydrolase, producing the protein MNPRSFAPLLCALWVGLTGVAHAAEVRFQPVAPGVYAFIGEKSGRTHGNEGLNANIGLVVTPAGALLIDSGASLQGAQQIQAAVKQVTDQPVKWVINTGGQDHRWLGNGHFAAQGAEVIAHASARADMLARGGDHIASLKNELKEKLDGTVPTLPTRWLSGSDETLNLGGVSVEVKHRGGAHTPGDLMVWLPQQKLVFSGDIVYVDRMLGVIPVSHTGRWLASFAALEALQPARIVPGHGDVCDLPKAQTQTRNYLQALRTHMKQAVENGDDIGAAIKAFDAQPWMTLLNAAELHPGNASRTYLELERE
- a CDS encoding RNA methyltransferase → MRIQTLRERLRALGALPKHEHRVLRLWSNALPQTAGKRQIEHFLPATLRAELPAIEADLAGLARIESRHPGEDGSERLLVKLADGQMVETVLLPRDGVCVSTQIGCAVGCVFCMTGTTGLIRQVGSAEIVAQVALARSLRPVKKVVFMGMGEPAHNLDNVMEAIELLGTAGNIGHKNLVFSTVGDPRVFETLPKGPVKPALALSLHTTKADLREKLLPRAPRMTPEALVEAGEAYARATDYPIQYQWTLLDGINDSDEELDGIVRLLTGKYAILNMIPFNTVEGMPFQRPSWEKAAEIARHLHRRGILTKLRQSAGQDVDGGCGQLRARAEKPARRVIPVNAA
- a CDS encoding pirin family protein translates to MKSVSHIQRNPHGHWVGDGFPVRSIFSYNDNPAAFSPFLLLDFGGPTTFDPTTKRRGVGAHPHRGFETVTIVYEGEVSHRDSTGAGGTIGPGDVQWMTAASGIVHEEFHSDAFARRGGPFQMVQLWVNLPARDKMALPGYQGITAAQTPTVDLPDGAGTARLIAGSLLGEQGPAKTFTPMQVWDLRVLAGHTVALPAPEGHTTVPLVLRGRVKTQDGAEATDAEMIVYERAGEGVTLTAVTDTTLLWLAGEPIDEPVVGYGPFVMNSEAEIHQAFADFQSGAMGRL
- a CDS encoding pirin family protein, coding for MLEMVINARAADLGHGLMVRRVLPFAKRRNVGPFVFLDHAGPVPLPPHYDRAADVRPHPHIGLSTVSYLLSGQITHRDSLGTLQIIRPGEVNWMTAGRGISHSERFTHPDSYADGGLELMQLWVALPEADEECDPAFTHYPATDLPVIESEGVWMRLVAGSAYGESSPVRTHSPLFYLHTEWQAGARKALPGGHREQAVYVAKGEIEHAGEVYQPGQLLVFGDDVDAVITARTAATLMLFGGEPLGERHIFWNFVSSRKERIEQAKADWAAGRFELPPDDKDEWIPLPG
- a CDS encoding NAD-dependent epimerase/dehydratase family protein, encoding MNLLTSAPRPRILITGAAGFIGFHLSQRLLDLGLAVDGVDNMSPYYEPSLKEARLRLLQARPGFVFHRLDLAEREATAQLFDQGRYDIVLHLAAQAGVRYSVEHPMAYLDSNLAGMLTVLEGCRHHGVKHLVYASSSSIYGAARQMPLREDMVTDAPISLYAASKKANELMAHSYSHLYGIPASALRFFTVYGPWGRPDMAIFKFVRAIFEGRPIDVYNHGQMRRDFTYVDDVVDAVLAVAGVPPVAQDGLAAHRVLNVGHNGPVPLMDFIACLEQATGREAIKNFMPMQQGDVPDTWADTSALERGFGVRADTDLQVGVQRFVDWYRTYYPLAPPAASPP